The following proteins are co-located in the Paludibaculum fermentans genome:
- a CDS encoding STELLO glycosyltransferase family protein: MNNARWIVVTTINPPTETVRRLAELCPEWQILVVGDRKTPPDWHYPGVRFLSVDEQKTLPFALAERSPFNHYARKNLGYLYAIAHGAEVLLETDDDNIPYDWYPGAVSPAIVARSVESAGWQNVYRHFSSARIWPRGFPLEFVNESLRTDCALSPPFEQTCAIQQFLADENPDVDAVYRLTTEGDIFFRGEDVVLGSGSWCPFNSQNTLWWPQAFTYLYLPCSATFRMTDIWRSFVAQACLFASGGRLAFRGANMFQRRNDHSLIRDFADEVSGYLNNVAIMDKLSRLPLAGIDPAAQLDACYEQMTASGYLRPEELDLARLWLADLQSARIQAQSAKPSLPLIA; the protein is encoded by the coding sequence ATGAATAACGCCCGGTGGATTGTCGTGACCACCATCAATCCGCCCACCGAAACGGTGCGGCGTCTCGCGGAGCTGTGCCCTGAATGGCAGATCCTCGTAGTCGGCGACCGGAAGACGCCGCCCGATTGGCACTACCCTGGTGTTCGTTTCCTCAGCGTCGACGAGCAAAAGACCTTGCCCTTCGCCCTGGCCGAGCGCTCACCCTTCAATCACTACGCCCGCAAAAATCTGGGGTACCTCTACGCCATCGCGCACGGGGCGGAAGTTCTGCTCGAAACGGACGACGACAATATCCCCTACGACTGGTATCCGGGCGCTGTCAGCCCGGCAATCGTCGCCCGGAGTGTCGAGTCGGCCGGCTGGCAGAACGTCTATCGTCACTTCTCTTCGGCGCGAATTTGGCCTCGTGGATTTCCGCTGGAGTTCGTCAACGAGAGCCTTCGCACGGACTGCGCGCTCTCTCCCCCTTTTGAACAGACCTGCGCGATCCAACAGTTCCTCGCCGACGAGAACCCCGACGTGGACGCAGTCTACCGGCTCACAACCGAAGGCGACATCTTCTTCCGCGGCGAAGACGTAGTGCTCGGCTCCGGCTCCTGGTGCCCCTTCAACTCGCAGAACACACTCTGGTGGCCGCAGGCATTCACCTACCTCTATCTACCCTGCAGCGCCACATTCCGCATGACCGACATCTGGCGCTCGTTTGTCGCCCAGGCCTGCCTCTTCGCGTCCGGAGGGCGGCTGGCCTTCCGCGGCGCCAATATGTTCCAGCGCCGCAACGATCACAGCCTCATCCGGGACTTTGCGGATGAAGTAAGTGGCTACCTGAACAACGTTGCGATTATGGATAAGCTCAGCCGCCTGCCCCTCGCCGGCATCGACCCGGCAGCTCAGCTCGACGCCTGCTATGAGCAGATGACGGCCTCCGGCTACCTCCGCCCCGAAGAACTGGACCTGGCCCGGCTTTGGCTCGCCGATTTGCAGTCCGCGCGGATCCAGGCGCAGTCTGCCAAACCGTCATTACCTCTCATCGCATGA
- a CDS encoding acyltransferase family protein, whose amino-acid sequence MNTEPTRYSQALNALRFFAAMWIVFAHFGIRPLGALGLPAAFLDLLQTRSIATSFFFLLSGFLLTQSLYGKRVRIRSFLTRRITKLYPVHALCFLAMVPTAFIGLDRIRGEDVAVHSLLWLTMVHGFFPKVQLLYNSPAWAVTSFALGYGAILWTRRWTRWSTAALLAAMGLFWIIDLAPNLWLVTHFRQSFQYSFPGDPAVHVAPELDQATSFIHAFPPLRILEVMFGSVLALLANRVQPADKPHWWAGDSFLAASGLATAIFLSVMGSSFTTRFLAGHALFLPLLAVLVLGVWFNRGNLERLLSNPLLQLGGSSSMLIYFGHWPACWGIIWFAQKFGGLSARQTMESPMVFLIMLAGSILPALLLQRPYDKFCGDIARRLGAYWIPASMVTPLPAESSAARRSTSESASAARLTGEIV is encoded by the coding sequence ATGAACACCGAACCGACACGCTATTCGCAGGCGCTCAATGCCCTGCGATTCTTCGCCGCAATGTGGATTGTCTTTGCACATTTCGGCATTCGGCCGCTCGGCGCACTCGGCCTGCCCGCCGCGTTCCTGGACCTCCTGCAAACGAGGTCGATTGCGACATCTTTCTTTTTCCTTCTCTCCGGCTTCCTGCTGACACAGTCCCTCTACGGGAAAAGGGTCCGCATCCGCTCCTTCCTGACCCGGCGCATCACGAAGCTCTACCCCGTACATGCGCTCTGTTTCCTGGCCATGGTCCCCACCGCCTTCATCGGGCTGGATAGGATTCGCGGGGAGGACGTCGCGGTGCACAGCCTCCTGTGGCTCACAATGGTCCATGGCTTCTTCCCGAAGGTCCAGCTCCTCTACAACTCTCCCGCTTGGGCGGTCACGAGCTTTGCTTTGGGCTACGGCGCAATCCTGTGGACGCGCCGCTGGACCCGCTGGAGCACCGCCGCCCTGCTCGCTGCAATGGGGCTCTTCTGGATCATCGACCTGGCTCCGAATCTGTGGCTGGTGACGCACTTCAGGCAATCGTTCCAATACTCTTTTCCCGGTGACCCGGCGGTCCATGTCGCCCCCGAGCTCGACCAGGCGACTTCGTTCATTCACGCGTTCCCGCCCCTTCGAATCCTGGAGGTGATGTTCGGCTCAGTTTTGGCTCTTCTCGCGAATCGAGTGCAGCCGGCGGACAAGCCACACTGGTGGGCTGGCGACTCGTTTCTGGCTGCGTCGGGACTGGCGACAGCGATCTTTCTCTCTGTCATGGGCAGCAGTTTCACCACACGGTTTCTGGCCGGCCATGCCCTGTTCCTGCCACTGTTGGCCGTGCTCGTTCTCGGCGTCTGGTTCAACCGCGGCAACCTGGAACGCCTGCTTTCGAACCCCCTGCTGCAGTTGGGCGGCAGCAGTTCCATGTTGATCTACTTCGGCCATTGGCCCGCATGTTGGGGCATCATCTGGTTCGCACAGAAGTTCGGAGGGCTGTCCGCCAGGCAGACCATGGAGAGCCCAATGGTCTTCCTCATCATGCTGGCCGGCTCCATCCTGCCTGCATTGCTTCTCCAGCGCCCCTATGATAAGTTCTGCGGCGATATTGCCAGACGGCTGGGCGCCTACTGGATCCCGGCCTCGATGGTGACCCCGCTGCCGGCGGAATCGTCCGCGGCCCGGCGCTCGACCTCGGAATCGGCGTCCGCGGCAAGACTGACAGGAGAGATCGTCTAG
- a CDS encoding GDSL-type esterase/lipase family protein produces the protein MAGTRKVVVLGSSSAAGVGATRYELSWVGLLTSELRNRGFEVVNSSISGSGTSTSLARFDSDVTPQQPDFVVLATSIFNEGFVNAPQAAWSRYIANTRELIRRTRELGAIPIVVGMYPSDFYTATNIALISQLYRTEETLGVPMWDFWSIVSDPTGNWLPGLTRDGLHPTDAGHSYFFNSIPLSLFDIAYRPSQEDMESTPGSWQTPTAGEGLELGRIDIALDRASDSWTSAAWIQDAGENEWRVYLRFGSDQGERYRLERHATNLVLREGESETLLVPVTVGPGRTWRHVAVSYQFATRSLRVYLDGLLVGQYQTAQPEPMSRFEFGSGCLNCSFSDLAVYRSNLDSDQLAQIMTGLIPRRSLEFWAPLRELNLLPRNLARTNPSLSVSGAWQYQSGEAPALCGRDNTQQQSPARGSEPSGAGFNR, from the coding sequence GTGGCTGGCACCCGGAAAGTAGTCGTACTCGGCTCTTCGAGTGCGGCCGGAGTCGGCGCCACCCGCTACGAGCTCTCCTGGGTGGGCTTGCTCACCTCGGAACTTCGCAACCGCGGCTTCGAGGTCGTCAACAGTTCCATCAGCGGCAGCGGCACCAGCACCTCGCTGGCTCGCTTCGACTCCGACGTGACGCCCCAGCAACCAGACTTCGTGGTCCTCGCCACCTCCATCTTCAACGAAGGGTTCGTGAATGCACCGCAAGCCGCCTGGTCCCGCTACATCGCCAACACCCGGGAACTCATCCGCAGGACGCGGGAACTCGGCGCCATCCCCATCGTCGTTGGCATGTACCCGAGCGATTTCTATACCGCAACCAACATCGCCTTGATCTCTCAGCTATACCGGACGGAGGAAACTCTGGGCGTCCCCATGTGGGATTTCTGGAGTATCGTTTCGGACCCCACGGGCAATTGGCTGCCCGGCCTGACTCGGGATGGCCTGCATCCCACCGATGCCGGACACAGCTACTTCTTCAACTCGATCCCTCTTTCCTTGTTCGATATCGCCTACCGCCCATCCCAGGAAGACATGGAAAGCACCCCCGGCTCCTGGCAGACGCCAACCGCGGGTGAGGGCTTGGAGTTGGGGCGAATCGACATCGCGCTCGACCGCGCCAGCGACTCCTGGACCTCGGCCGCCTGGATCCAGGACGCGGGAGAGAACGAATGGCGTGTCTATCTGCGCTTCGGTTCTGACCAGGGCGAACGCTATCGGCTCGAACGCCACGCCACGAACCTGGTTCTGAGGGAAGGCGAATCGGAAACGCTCCTGGTGCCCGTCACGGTTGGACCAGGCCGGACTTGGCGCCATGTCGCCGTCTCTTACCAGTTCGCGACTCGGAGCCTGCGTGTCTACCTGGATGGTCTCCTCGTTGGGCAGTACCAAACGGCCCAGCCCGAACCGATGTCCCGTTTCGAATTCGGCAGCGGTTGCCTGAATTGCTCCTTCAGCGATCTGGCCGTGTACAGATCGAACCTCGACTCGGATCAGCTCGCGCAAATCATGACGGGTCTGATCCCCCGGCGATCGCTTGAGTTCTGGGCGCCGCTTCGGGAACTCAACCTGCTGCCCCGCAATTTGGCCCGTACGAATCCCTCTTTGAGCGTGTCAGGCGCCTGGCAATATCAATCGGGCGAGGCCCCGGCTCTCTGCGGGCGCGACAATACACAGCAGCAGTCGCCAGCTCGGGGTTCGGAACCGTCTGGCGCGGGATTCAACCGCTAA
- a CDS encoding WecB/TagA/CpsF family glycosyltransferase produces MRNVAPITVGPASRLILGMRVDATSYASAAGQVVAWANAAESRYVVFSTVNNVMEAFDCPDYRAIVNGADLVTPDGMPLVWGLKWLGLRAATRVYGPDFTALALGLAAGGKIPVGFYGASQQVLDALLRSVRSRHPDLDIAYSYAPPFRPLTPQEDEAVVQAISTSGCRILFVGLSSPKQDVWMAQHRGRIPAVMLGVGAAFDFLSGTKPQAPRWMMRLGLEWLFRLASEPRRLWKRYLKYNPRFVALFALQLLGWQRGEQSS; encoded by the coding sequence ATGCGCAACGTCGCTCCAATCACCGTAGGCCCGGCGAGCCGGCTCATCCTGGGCATGCGCGTCGACGCTACCTCCTATGCCAGCGCCGCCGGCCAGGTGGTCGCCTGGGCGAACGCAGCCGAGTCCAGGTACGTCGTCTTCTCCACCGTCAATAACGTGATGGAGGCATTCGACTGCCCCGATTATCGTGCCATCGTAAATGGCGCGGACCTCGTTACGCCCGACGGCATGCCGCTGGTCTGGGGCCTCAAATGGCTAGGCCTTCGCGCGGCGACCCGAGTCTATGGACCCGACTTCACGGCTCTGGCCCTCGGCCTGGCCGCTGGTGGGAAAATCCCCGTTGGATTCTATGGAGCAAGCCAACAGGTCCTGGATGCTCTGCTTCGCTCCGTCCGGAGCCGGCACCCTGACCTCGACATCGCCTACTCCTACGCTCCGCCGTTCCGCCCGCTCACTCCGCAGGAAGACGAGGCCGTCGTTCAGGCAATTTCCACCTCCGGTTGCCGGATCCTATTCGTGGGACTCAGCTCGCCCAAGCAGGACGTCTGGATGGCCCAGCACCGCGGCCGTATCCCCGCTGTCATGCTCGGCGTCGGCGCCGCCTTCGACTTCCTCTCCGGCACGAAACCCCAGGCCCCCCGCTGGATGATGCGCCTCGGGCTCGAATGGCTCTTCCGCCTCGCCTCCGAACCGCGCCGCCTCTGGAAACGCTATCTGAAGTACAATCCGCGCTTCGTCGCCCTTTTCGCTTTACAATTGCTTGGTTGGCAGCGGGGCGAACAAAGCAGCTGA
- a CDS encoding exopolysaccharide biosynthesis polyprenyl glycosylphosphotransferase, whose amino-acid sequence MHTARPSHAGLPAGPPADSDLPLGGALPRLDADSSSSRPQVRASGRVRATWAILLADLAALELSLFLGYSLRIFLLPWFPQEFQPQHYKGLALGVLVIPLVYFLLDLYPGYGMNPAERLRKRVQATFVVFSLLLAWDYLVQGHQWSRGIVLCTGLFAFILPALFDEIARHFLSNAGVMGIPVLVLGGGKTGRHIIRHLLENPGLGLRPAAILDDDPALEETRIFGVPVAGTLDEAPRFSSTIETIIVALPGMDEGRQSKLIQKLPFSHVIVVPNLQGIQSLWVTPRDLGGILGLEVNKNLLMRSNHTMKRCMDLVIAWPLLLFAIPLIALSALLLKLLSPGPVFFRQPRAGKSGRLFSMLKLRTMHPNSEQLLREHLARNPDEQTSWARYFKLKSDPRIIPWLGSLLRRFSLDELPQLWHVIRGEMSLVGPRPFPAYHLDAFPPEFRGLRASVTPGLTGLWQVSARSDGDIDVQEILDSYYIRNWSPWLDLHILIRTFRVVVLGRGAY is encoded by the coding sequence GTGCATACAGCCCGCCCCAGTCATGCCGGCCTCCCCGCCGGTCCGCCCGCGGACTCCGATCTGCCCCTCGGAGGCGCCCTGCCACGGCTCGACGCGGATTCCTCGTCCTCTCGCCCCCAGGTCCGCGCCTCCGGCCGCGTGCGCGCCACCTGGGCCATCCTCCTCGCCGACCTCGCGGCCCTCGAGCTCTCCCTCTTCCTCGGCTACTCCCTCCGCATCTTCCTCCTCCCCTGGTTCCCCCAGGAGTTCCAGCCCCAGCACTACAAAGGCCTCGCCCTCGGCGTCCTCGTCATCCCCCTGGTCTACTTCCTCCTCGATCTCTACCCCGGCTATGGCATGAATCCGGCCGAGCGCCTCCGCAAACGCGTCCAGGCCACCTTCGTCGTCTTCAGCCTCCTCCTCGCCTGGGACTACCTCGTCCAGGGCCACCAGTGGTCCCGCGGCATCGTCCTCTGCACCGGCCTCTTCGCCTTCATCCTGCCCGCCCTCTTCGACGAAATCGCCCGCCACTTCCTCTCCAACGCCGGCGTCATGGGCATCCCCGTCCTCGTCCTGGGAGGAGGCAAGACCGGCCGCCACATCATCCGCCACCTCCTCGAAAACCCCGGCCTCGGCCTCCGCCCCGCCGCCATCCTCGACGATGATCCGGCCCTGGAGGAAACCCGCATCTTTGGCGTGCCTGTCGCCGGAACACTCGACGAAGCGCCCCGCTTCAGCAGCACCATCGAGACAATCATCGTCGCGCTGCCCGGCATGGACGAAGGCCGTCAGTCGAAGCTCATCCAGAAACTGCCCTTCTCCCACGTCATCGTCGTCCCCAACCTCCAGGGCATTCAGAGCCTGTGGGTCACCCCGCGCGATCTGGGCGGCATCCTCGGGCTCGAGGTCAACAAGAACCTCCTCATGCGGTCCAACCACACCATGAAGCGGTGTATGGACCTCGTCATCGCCTGGCCGCTTCTCCTCTTCGCCATCCCGCTCATCGCTCTTTCCGCGCTGCTCCTCAAGCTGCTCAGCCCCGGCCCCGTCTTCTTCCGCCAGCCGCGCGCCGGCAAGAGCGGCCGCCTGTTCAGCATGCTCAAGCTCCGCACCATGCACCCCAACTCCGAGCAGCTCCTGCGGGAACATCTCGCCCGCAACCCCGATGAGCAAACCAGTTGGGCCAGGTACTTCAAACTCAAGTCGGACCCGCGCATCATCCCCTGGCTGGGCTCCCTGCTCCGCCGCTTCAGCCTCGATGAACTCCCGCAGCTCTGGCACGTCATCCGGGGCGAGATGAGTCTCGTCGGCCCGCGCCCCTTCCCCGCCTACCATCTAGACGCCTTCCCCCCGGAATTCCGGGGTCTCCGGGCCAGTGTGACACCCGGCCTCACCGGCCTCTGGCAAGTCTCGGCCAGAAGCGATGGCGACATCGACGTCCAGGAAATCCTGGACTCCTACTACATCCGCAACTGGTCCCCCTGGCTCGACCTCCACATCCTGATCCGCACCTTCCGGGTAGTAGTCCTAGGCCGAGGCGCCTACTAA
- a CDS encoding VanZ family protein yields MTSKQRRLLWALWIFLGLLGTAYSLLPGPLASQIREGGSADHAIAFTAWGLLGGIVARRHQVLPTAIAMLAVGIFIELAQRAIPGRASEWIDLFEDCSGILLGMGAVLLYHRFRPARPTPE; encoded by the coding sequence ATGACCTCGAAGCAACGACGTCTCCTCTGGGCCCTTTGGATCTTCCTCGGCCTGCTAGGCACCGCCTACTCCCTCCTCCCCGGCCCCCTAGCCTCGCAAATCCGTGAGGGGGGCTCCGCCGACCACGCCATCGCCTTCACAGCCTGGGGCCTCCTGGGAGGCATCGTCGCCCGCAGGCATCAAGTCCTACCGACGGCGATCGCGATGCTGGCAGTAGGCATCTTCATAGAGTTGGCCCAGAGGGCCATCCCCGGCCGCGCCAGCGAGTGGATCGACCTCTTCGAGGACTGTTCCGGCATCCTCCTGGGCATGGGGGCAGTGCTCCTCTACCACCGGTTCCGTCCGGCAAGGCCCACGCCCGAATAA
- a CDS encoding IS481 family transposase, with translation MDQRVQLLQEYDEGETVTALAEAYGVSRKTVHKWIKRREEEGVAGLQDRSRAPHTSPQEVSQEVIERILAERRKWNWGPRKLLRKLAEAEPERKHWPAPSTIAMILKRAGLSVTRKRRLRTPPFGQPFASVDGPNRTWCADFKGWFRTGDGVRCDPLTITDAHSRYLLRCQITPKTDGKHAAAIFEAAFREYGLPEVIRTDNGTPFSTRAPGGLSRLSMRWVRLGILPERTAPASPQENGRHERMHRTLKQDTLNPPAANPRQQQKRFHDFQRIYNEQRPHEALDYDTPAKHYQPSLRPMPRRIPEVEYPAGLVLRRIQNHGDLYYKDQRIFISEIFARQLLGLRQVDDRYFEVFYGMLLLGWLDIERNRFMRKKPKALEQQDDESAAVPAAE, from the coding sequence ATGGACCAACGGGTTCAACTATTGCAGGAGTACGACGAAGGCGAGACCGTGACCGCACTGGCGGAAGCCTATGGCGTATCGAGAAAGACGGTCCACAAGTGGATCAAGCGTCGAGAGGAGGAAGGCGTGGCCGGTTTGCAGGACCGCAGCCGGGCGCCTCATACCAGCCCGCAGGAAGTCAGTCAGGAAGTCATAGAGCGCATCCTGGCTGAGCGGCGGAAGTGGAACTGGGGCCCGCGCAAGCTATTGAGGAAGTTGGCCGAGGCGGAGCCGGAGAGGAAGCACTGGCCGGCGCCCAGCACCATCGCCATGATCCTGAAAAGAGCGGGTCTGAGTGTCACACGAAAGCGACGCTTGCGGACGCCGCCCTTCGGGCAGCCCTTTGCGTCCGTGGATGGACCCAATCGGACGTGGTGCGCGGACTTCAAGGGTTGGTTCCGTACAGGTGATGGCGTGCGTTGCGATCCATTGACCATCACGGACGCCCACAGCAGGTACTTGCTGCGCTGCCAAATTACGCCGAAGACGGATGGAAAGCATGCGGCTGCGATCTTCGAGGCGGCGTTTCGAGAGTACGGTCTGCCGGAGGTGATTCGTACGGACAATGGCACGCCGTTTTCGACGCGGGCGCCTGGCGGACTCAGTCGGTTGTCGATGCGCTGGGTTCGGCTGGGCATTCTGCCGGAGCGCACAGCACCGGCCTCACCGCAGGAAAACGGCCGCCACGAGCGCATGCATCGGACGTTGAAACAGGACACGCTGAATCCGCCGGCGGCCAACCCGCGCCAGCAGCAGAAGCGATTTCACGACTTTCAAAGGATCTACAACGAGCAGCGGCCCCATGAAGCCCTGGACTACGATACGCCGGCAAAACACTATCAGCCGTCGTTGCGCCCGATGCCACGTCGGATCCCGGAGGTGGAGTACCCGGCAGGGCTCGTGCTACGACGGATCCAGAATCACGGAGATCTCTACTACAAGGATCAGAGGATTTTCATCAGCGAGATCTTTGCGCGTCAGTTGCTTGGACTGCGGCAGGTTGACGATCGCTATTTCGAAGTGTTCTACGGCATGCTGTTGCTCGGCTGGCTGGACATAGAGCGTAATCGGTTTATGAGGAAGAAGCCGAAGGCGCTGGAGCAACAGGACGACGAATCCGCGGCGGTGCCGGCCGCTGAGTAA